The nucleotide sequence tttgtatatttgggttattttcccAATCATGAGATTTTGAGTTTGGGAAGACAGTTTAGAAGTcattttttaatatgattttctgGAATCTCAcagaaaccaaaattaaaataatttcagattataTAATATCTAACTTAAAGGAAGtacatgttgattttttaaaaaacttcttgtTTAATATTTGTTTACAAATTCCCTAATGAAGTTCtctattattcctttttaaatcgtagggccaggcacagtggctcatgcctgtaatcccagcagtttgggaggctgaggtggacagatcacttgaggtcaggagttcaagaccagcctggccaacatgatgagacctcgtctctactaaaaatacaaaaattagccgggcatggtggcatccgcctgtaatcccagctacttgggaggctgaggtacaagaattgcttgaaccacaGAGgctgtggttgcagtgagctaagactgtgccactgtactccagcctgggtgacagagtgagactctgtctcaaaaaataaaatcataagaaaaaaaatcatgttcctTTTAGAAATGAATTAGCGTAATATCCATTCCTGAATATTCCTGTTCTATGAATATTTAATGTGCATTCACTTTCTATGCTTTAATGCAGTGAAGTTTGTCATCATGCTCTAGATTTGCTTTTATAATGATACTCTGAATAATAAAACTATTCTCTTAGGATAACATCACTCaggattaatatattttcttccagaacTTTCACTATGGttatatagactttttttttttttttttgagccagagcctctctctgtcacccaggctggagtacagtggcaagatcttggctcactgcaacctccgccttctgggttcaagcaattctcctgcctcagcctcccgagtagctgggattacaggtgtgtgccaccgtgcctggctaattttttgtatttttagtagagatggggtttcaccatgttggccaggctggtctcgaactcctgacctcagatgatccacctgccttggcctcccaaagtgctggggttacaggcatgagcaccatgcccagcctagactttttttttttttgaataaccATTATGCAAACAAGGAAGTATGGACTTTAATGATAAAAACAATTTAGTATCACTTGATAGTTTAATTGAAGCTATTACatctcatgtatttctttttaaatgtagacaTTGACATAGAACTCTTACTGAAATGCTTTTAAtgtgtttacatttgttttttacttagcTGAATGCAATATCCATACATCTCCTTCTCCGGGAATTCAAGTAAGGCATGTCTACACCCCCTCTACAACAAAGCATTTCTCACCCATAAAACAGTCAACTACTTTAACCAACAAACACAGAGGAAATGAGGTCTCTACCACACCTCTGTTAGCAAATTGTAAGTATTTGCCACTGATGTATTACTATATTCTTATTCTTAATGTAATACTTTCAAGAGTTTGACTTTAAAACGTTATTTcattaaatgcatattttctggataaagaaaatgtgttatactacacaatggaatactattcaaccttaaaaaagaaggaaattctgtcacttGGCGacacatggatgaacctgcaggacattatgctaagtgaaataagtcaggcatagaaagacaaataccacacgATCTCACTATATGGGACATCTGTAAAAGTAGAACTCAGTGGAAGTACACAGTAGACTGgtgtttaccagaggctgggagaggggagtAGATGCTGAAAAGGTAGAGATACtgatcaaaggatacaaagttttaGCTAGACAGGAGGACTACTTAATGACCTATTGTACACAATGGtgactataataaatataatgcactgaaggctgggcatggtggctcaagcctgtaatcccaacactttgggaggccgaggctggtgtgtcgcttgagctcaggaattcgagactggccagggcaacatagcaagaccctgtctctactaaaactaaaatttcaaaaaataaaaaataaaaaaatttcaaaaaatagccaggtgtggtggtacatgcctgtgttcccagctacttgggaggctgaggtgagaggatcacttgaatctgggaggagcaggttgcaatgagctgagatagcaccattgcactctagcctgggtgacagagtgagaccctgtctcaaaaaaataaaaataaaaaataataatgcattgtatttttcaaaattgctaaaagagtaaattttaaatgtttacaccacgaaaaaataagtatgtgaggtgatagatTTGTTAATTGGCTTTAATCATTCCTTaatgtaaacatatattaaaataccCCTTTGTACTCCATAgatatacacaattattatttgtcaattaaaaataaataaatgcattatacGTAACTTTTTTGAAAGCTTAAGTGATGTCCTAGTAGTTTTAGCAGTTGTAaactttttcatatattcttgcatttttaaatatttcatgtggGGCTAGACACGgcgggtcacacctgtaatcccagcactctgggatgctgaggtgggaggattacttgagttcaggagttcaagaccagcctgagcaacataacaagatcccatctctaccaaaaaaaatttttttaattaactaggtgtggtggcaaacacctgtagtcccacatactcaagaggctaaagcaggaggatcacttgagcccaggaggtcaaggctgcagtcagctgtgatcatgccactgtaccccagcctgagcaacagagtgagaccatgatTCCAATCAATCAGTGATAAATAAATAGTTCATGTGTTATATTTCTCTGTTGAGAgcaaatacagattaaaatattaattatgaaaacttaaaagttttactataaaaatagcgagttaataaataataaatagagattaaaaataataattctgagCCCTTTGAAATTAAGACACTGTATTTTCATCTTCTTAGAGTTCAAGGCTTCACATTTTACTTATAAACCAGATCACTGATCAATAAATGATTTTGTAGTAAAAGCTGAGTGATTTGCATTGTAATTTTGAATTTGAATATAATATGAATATGAAATCACCTCTTTTAACACCTTGAatccacaattttttaaaagtagaatcaTTCTAGAGGaagtttttctatttaaaatacaaaaatattctatatagtataagtatgttaaaaaaagaaaaacagcaactgTATTTGTGTTAGTATTTAACTGTATTTCTGTTAGTCACTGTATTTGAGAATGTaagataaatatatctatattctaAAGCATGAcaaaatctgttttttctttggaaacaCTAAATCCCTCCTGATTTCTGAGTCATATACTGTACCAACTGAGCTAGGAAGAATCTTCCTGTAGGACTCTTACCCCACCTGTAGGCCATTTCTGGTTTACTTAGATAAATTTGCGTAGGACACCAATTGCTTTTCCTTCTGTATAGTAAGGCCATCCAATTGTATCACTGAAGTCAATGAtcaaatgctactaatttttaagAACTCTCCCTATTTGGCATTGTCTTTAAAGAAGTTGTCTTAAAATAATCCACCATAGAATTTTTGAGCTAAAAACAAATACCTAAGATCATTTGATTTACATCTCATGTTACagacaaaaatgtttaaacttaTCCAACATCACACAGCTAATTAGCCACAGCTAGGCTTACACTCAAGAATTTAttctcaggccaggcgcagtggctcatgcctataatcctagcactttgggaggctgaggcttgagctcaggagttgaagacctgggcaacatggtaaaaccctgtctctacaaaaaatacgaaaattatctggacgtggtggcgcccacctgtatAGTTCCAGCTGTTTGgggcactgaggcaggaggatcacttgagcccagaaggttgaggctgcaatgagctgagatcacaccactgcactcaagcctgggtgataaagtgagaccctgtctctaaataaataaataaataaatttactctCAAGgccagtttttccatttgtgaccTCATTCCTtgtaaaaagaaaaccccatagaatcttgaaataaaaatatttaagaccaCAATGGGGTCagtcaataaaaagacaaaagagtgTCTTCATGTCTTAAGACCCATCTTCCTGATAAGTTTGGATGcagaaatagcattttaaaaattaaatatctaagcCATTTCTTCAGAATAGATTTCATTGATAATACCaatttgtagattttttaaaaaggccgaggcatggtggctcatgcctgtaaccccagcactgtgggaggtcaaggtgggaggatctgcttgagccctggagttcaaggctagccagagcaacatgacgaaaccctgtctcataaaaataaaattgtagatATCAGAATTACCTTAAATAAATATGAATCAATTCTCAGATACAGAATGAGTACTTGTAATTTTAGGGTACTTTTTTTtatctgtcgcccagactggagtgcagtggcacaatctcagttcactgcaacctctgcctccctgattcaagtgattccccagcctcagcctcccaagtagctgggattacaggcgcatgccaccacgcccagctaatttttgtattttttgtagagacagggttttgccacgttggccaggctggtctcgaactcctgacctcaaatgatccacctgcctctgcctcccaaagtgctgagattacaggcataagccactgcgcccagccttaattttaggatacattttaagttatatttttaaaacaataaaattgtcgtttttgttttggaaaagaaaattggTGACACAAACACGAACCATGGGATGATGCAAGTGTACCCTATAGATAATGCATGAAGCATTTTATGATACTCTTTCAGCTTTGTCTGTTCACCAGTTGGCTGCTCAGGGAGAGATGCTCTATCTGGCTACTCGTATTGAACAAGGTAATagcctatttaaaaatatttaaacaaattcaATAGGATTTATTagatttgttattgttttattttaatataagaaagtcctaaagacaaaaacaaatagtTACATAAACTCACCAGGCAGATGACCCAAtggatagtaaaaaaaaaaaaaggaatataaagcGTAAAAGTTCCTTTACCACCATTGCCTTTTCCCCAAAAGCAAACGTTATAAGTTTCTTACattttcagtaaatttttttgaaaacatttctatttatGTTTCAGGTTATGTGTGAGAATGTGTATGTGCTTGTTATTTACACAAAAGGGAAAATATACACTACATTGCACCGTTTTACACTGAATACTGTGGAGAGCTTTCCATATAAGCACGTATTAAAgacctattttattcttttcatagtTCCATAAGTGTGCATTTTTTTGCATGTACGTGttctatgttatttttttttttaactgccccCCTTAAGTTTTAAGTTTATACTTAAAACTCAAAAGTATATCTATAGGGCAGATTCCCACAAGTAGatttgctgggtcaaagggtatatatatatatatacacgtatttttttatatatgtaaatatatattttatatatataaccaGATGTGTGTCCTCACACAAGAGCTAGAGTTTCTGTTTCCCCACACCCTCACTGATACAGGATATTAGCAGACTCCAAATTTTGCTAATCTGACATGTGAAAAATGGCATCTCAGAGtagtttcatttacattttttaagttatGGTCTACTGGAATTTTTTGCATGTGACCTGCCTGCTATATATTAGTATGTAAACTCTAAATTAAGGAAAttagcttttgttgttgttgttgtttatgttGCATATATTGTTCCCCAGCTTGTCATTTTTCCTTTGACTTCCTTTATGAAGTTCTGAAAGCATAACATTTGTAagtcataaatttattttcttctttgtcacttCTGGATTGTATATCTTGCTTAGAAAGGATTTCCCATTTCAAGATTATAAATAAATTCACTCATTCCTTATTCTAGAACTTCTGGGGtttcctttttacatttcaatatttaacTCATATGGAATGTGTTTTGTTGTAATGAAGTAAAGATTgagctgtatttttattttcatgctttaaaaagttagccagttgTCCCAAAACTGTTTATTGAATACAGGGAGTCTGATCAAAgagttttattttgcttaatcATGTCATTTTTATAAGAATCTtatatttctgtttgtttatgaATATTTGGAGGCTTCTTCAATCTACTAAATAAATTTAGGGAAAAGGCTGTGGACTTAATAACTAGTAGACAATCTAGGGAAGAAAATGGGGTTCAAGGTAGAATTGCATGGTACTGTATTTCAGACTATTCATTCACATTATATTATCTGTCATCCACATAACATTATGTTAGCAAACCACAAGAATGAGAGAAATTCACAGGCAGCAATGTTAGCTATGGAGTAGAAGATAGCTTTAATAAGATTCAGTAAGTTTATATATTTCTGTAATGCTGAGGGCTATCATATAATCTCACTTTTATTATGATCCTCCCAACTGTACGTTGAGATAAGCAAGGAATTCTGTATATTGAAGAAATTAAGTgtcttgcccagggtcacatggctggaaagtgacagagccaggattcaaactgtGGTCTCCTGATTCTGGGACCAGTGTTCTCCTGACTGCCTTGTACCTGGCATTATGTCATGTCTGGTAGTTTATACTTTAAGTAATATGCTATCTGAACCCGGCTATGTACATCGAGGCATATTTTAATACACTCAGACTACAAATTACAACAACATGCAATAGGACACCAATGAAAAGTCAGCACAAAGTGAACTTTACTGAGTATTATAATCAACTCTTCGGAATGCCAGTTTTTCATAGTGATATTAAGATATGGTTGTTAAATTAGATCAcaaaaattgcttttcttttaaatagaaaatgttatCAATCACACGGATGAAGAAGGATTTACTCCTCTGATGTGGGCTGCAGCACACGGGCAAATAGCTGTGGTAGAGTTCCTACTTCAGAATGTAAGGAAAATGCCTcagaaaatgtatatgtatagttACTTAAGTTCAGTTAAGTCTTTAGTAGAGTTTTTATATATCCAGCCAGCTAGATATAATGGTAGAGGCTACCAAAAAAAGTTTAATGCTTTTCATATTCTTGTGGAACTTGGATCTAGTTGGGAAGGCAAGACTAATCATACATGCAACAGTGAGAAATAATTTAACGCCCAGACCCCTCTACATCCCACGGGAACAGAAGTACTGTCAGCTTTGAAGgagaaggcttcatggaggagctGTGACTTGACTCCAGAGTGAAAGGATAATTAGGATTGATACAGGACGGAGGAAGGAAGGCATCCAGGCAATCTCAATAAAAGCATCCATGAGTAAAAGtttccattatttctttattaagcCCAGAACATTACCAGGCCTAGTGTTGAACTATAATTATTGTTGACAGGAATAACAATATTCTTGTTTAAACTAATTGAGAAGTCTTTTATCTCTACTTCCATACCAGGGTGCTGATCCCCAACTTTTAGGAAAAGGTCGAGAAAGTGCACTGTCGTTGGCCTGTAGTAAAGGCTACACAGATATTGTCAAAATGCTGCTTGATTGTGGAGTTGATGTAAATGAATATGATTGGGTAAGTTTGTAATACTAAATTTAAAATGACTCTAGCAAGTTTTAGAATTTATTTGGTTTGGGAGAGATGCAGTAAGTTTtattaaaggagaaatagactgagcatggtggtgtacacctgtagtcccagccacttgggaggctgaagcgggaggatagcttgagcccagaagtttgaggctgcagtgagctgtgattgcaccactgtactccagccggggtgacagagtgagaccctatttctaaaaaataaataaaagaataaataaagaagaataatTAATTAGCTAAATACATAGAAGAAAAAGTTAATATCATAGACTCAATTATTAGTTCTTATTTAAGTATCcttcacaaaatattaaaattactttaaatgatTGTATGTCTAATTCTAGTAAAACTTCTCACAGCAGCATTAAATTACTTGAGTCTTGCTCACCGTGAAAAACTCTGAATCACCTTTTCATTTTGCAGAATGGAGGAACACCTCTGCTTTATGCTGTACATGGAAATCATGTGAAATGTGTAAAGATGCTCTTAGGTAAGcagataaaaatttagaaaatgccaTGTGAggacttgattttattttttcgaCCTGGCCTCCCCTGGTACTACTCAGGAGAATCATTAACTATTGTTAAATACATGAATCTTGCTGCTCTTCACCCTTAGAGCCCCTGCCACCAAAAGTTGCCCATGTGAGAAGCAGCTCCATCACATACCACACCTGCAATTGGACCTTTTATCCTTGTTGCTTTCATTTGGGGGGTCACATGTGAATCCActatgtggccaggcacagtggctcaagcctgtaatcccagcactttgggaggccgaggtgggtggatcacttgagatcaggagttcacaccagcctggccaatatggcgaaatcccgtctctacaaaaaatacaaaaattagccaggcaggtgggcgcctgtaatccgagctactcaggatgctaaggcaggagaattgcttgaaccccaggggcagaggttgcaatgagccgagactgcgcctctgcattccagcctgggcgacagagcaaggctctgtcaaaaaaaaaaaagaagaaaagaaaatgaattcactATTGTTCTCTTTCTACAGTGTCTTTATGCATGAGCTTTATCTTTAATTGTGTATGAGTTTCAGCTGCTCTAGAGGATGCTGTTTGTTTGAAGTGTCTTCCCTCCAATCCACTAAAGTAAATTCTAAGTACCCCATGCACTCTGTACTTTGTCAGACTATCCTAAAAACATTCTCCAAACTGAAAAATCTCTCCAGCTATTTTTACATGagccaataacagacaaacatatctgcattttcatttcatttatgtagttttttctattttggtaTAGAAAGTGGGGCTGATCCAACAATTGAAACTGACTCTGGATATAATTCTATGGATCTAGCTGTAGCCCTAGGCTATAGAAGTGGTAAGTATGTTAGAACTCCTGTGTCCTATCTTAGTAAAGCTCTGTAAATAGTATAAGACAGTACTCCAAACCATCTTTATCACTGTAATCCTAAAACATGTTATCCCAACTCCTGACATACACTTTTAACTTTGGGAAAAGTCCACAAATTCCTATAAAGTCTAGAAATGAGTTTGTTACTATACTTTTCACCAACCCAAATAATTGGTTACTGGAGGATAAGTGCATACCTGTTTATaagatttatttcatattttgataGCAAACTATTTATAGGGAAACCTTAGGATAACCTTGTATTCTGGACTCTCCTtcagtttcaaaaataaagaaacaaagacacaacgtccAGTAACTTGGACAGTTACTCAGTGACAGACTAAGTTTCAAGTTTTTTAAAGTATTGCATTGTATTATTGCCCTCAGACTATGTATGTATCCTGCttagaaataactttattttaggaaaatattagGGATAAGTTAAATTTGATAGTTTTAGAAGAAATTTTATAGTCACTGTGCTGTAATCTTGATTACCTATCTGTTCTAGTTCAACAGGTTATTGAGTCACATTTGTTGAAGCTGCTTCAAAATATCAAGGAGTAGACACAGTCATCAGAAAATGTCTGCCCTTTTGTTTACTTCTTGGTCCTTATAAATGATAGTTTTTGTTTACTTATAAATTTTTACCTCAGTTgcaatatttactggtttttagtaggttttaataaatatttctctgaGTAATTCACTggtttataataaatttaatactCTTTTTATAACTATGttttactgtatatttaaaattataaattaatgttTCATGGCATGTAAATTTTTATGGTACAGATAGTTATCATCAGTCTTTGTATCAAGTGCTGTAATTTgacattttcagaaattattcTACCCTAGTCATCTTCACTCGTGTATTAAGTCATTCACTTTATATAGGGTTTGCTATAAATccctagaaa is from Pan troglodytes isolate AG18354 chromosome 4, NHGRI_mPanTro3-v2.0_pri, whole genome shotgun sequence and encodes:
- the ANKRA2 gene encoding ankyrin repeat family A protein 2 isoform X1 — its product is MATSTNLDIGAQLIVEECPSTYSLTGMPDIKIEHPLDPNSEEGSAQGVAMGMKFILPNRFDMNVCSRFVKSLNEEDSKNIQDQVNSDLEVASVLFKAECNIHTSPSPGIQVRHVYTPSTTKHFSPIKQSTTLTNKHRGNEVSTTPLLANSLSVHQLAAQGEMLYLATRIEQENVINHTDEEGFTPLMWAAAHGQIAVVEFLLQNGADPQLLGKGRESALSLACSKGYTDIVKMLLDCGVDVNEYDWNGGTPLLYAVHGNHVKCVKMLLESGADPTIETDSGYNSMDLAVALGYRSVQQVIESHLLKLLQNIKE
- the ANKRA2 gene encoding ankyrin repeat family A protein 2 isoform X2 — its product is MKKIVKIFKIRLTLTWRWHLSYLKVESYAECNIHTSPSPGIQVRHVYTPSTTKHFSPIKQSTTLTNKHRGNEVSTTPLLANSLSVHQLAAQGEMLYLATRIEQENVINHTDEEGFTPLMWAAAHGQIAVVEFLLQNGADPQLLGKGRESALSLACSKGYTDIVKMLLDCGVDVNEYDWNGGTPLLYAVHGNHVKCVKMLLESGADPTIETDSGYNSMDLAVALGYRSVQQVIESHLLKLLQNIKE